From Cucumis sativus cultivar 9930 unplaced genomic scaffold, Cucumber_9930_V3 scaffold77, whole genome shotgun sequence, a single genomic window includes:
- the LOC101205374 gene encoding AT-hook motif nuclear-localized protein 1: protein MTGGQGDTGNGIEAVAGSNNPRPETAAPPSEGGGPAGSAAEAGKKKRGRPRKYGPDGKLNVAALSPKPISASAPAPAAVIDFSAEKRGKVRPASSLTKTKYEVENLGEWVPCSVGANFTPHIITVSSGEDVTMKVLSFSQQGPRAICILSANGVISSVTLRQPDSSGGTLTYEGRFEILSLSGSFMPSDSIGTKSRIGGMSVSLASPDGRVVGGGVAGLLVAASPVQVVVGSFISGNQHEQKPKKPKHDVVLPVSTFPISSVEPKSYKTTTTMTTSSFRAETWSPNVVPDLRSQPTDINVSLTSG, encoded by the exons atgacGGGAGGACAAGGGGATACCGGAAATGGGATTGAGGCGGTGGCTGGATCAAATAATCCAAGACCGGAGACCGCAGCTCCACCATCGGAAGGGGGTGGTCCGGCGGGTTCTGCAGCGGAGGCAGGTAAGAAGAAGAGGGGGAGACCGAGGAAGTATGGGCCGGACGGGAAGTTGAATGTGGCGGCACTGTCGCCGAAGCCCATATCGGCGTCGGCACCGGCACCGGCAGCTGTTATTGATTTCTCGGCGGAAAAACGTGGAAAAGTGCGGCCGGCGAGTTCCTTGACCAAAACCAAATATGAAGTGGAGAATTTAG GTGAATGGGTACCTTGTTCTGTTGGTGCCAATTTTACACCCCATATCATCACCGTAAGCAGTGGGGAG GACGTAACAATGAAGGTTCTCTCATTCTCTCAACAAGGACCTCGAGCAATCTGCATTCTGTCTGCTAACGGCGTGATTTCGAGCGTAACGCTTCGTCAACCCGACTCCTCCGGTGGAACCTTAACATATGAG ggtcgttttgaaatattgtcGTTGTCGGGATCATTCATGCCGAGTGACAGTATAGGAACAAAGAGCAGAATTGGTGGAATGAGTGTCTCCTTAGCAAGCCCAGACGGACGAGTTGTTGGTGGTGGAGTTGCTGGTTTGTTAGTAGCTGCAAGTCCAGTTCAA GTGGTTGTAGGAAGCTTTATATCTGGTAACCAACATGAGCAAAAGCCGAAGAAGCCAAAACACGATGTTGTATTACCGGTTTCTACATTTCCAATCTCTAGTGTTGAACCAAAATCATACAAGACGACGACAACTATGACAACATCTTCGTTTCGTGCGGAAACATGGTCACCTAATGTAGTTCCAGATTTAAGAAGTCAACCAACTGATATCAATGTATCATTAACTAGTGGTTGA
- the LOC116406235 gene encoding AT-hook motif nuclear-localized protein 1-like yields MSVSLASPDGRVVGGGVAGLLVAASPVQVVVGSFISGNQHEQKPKKPKHDVVLPVSTFPISSVEPKSYKTTTTMTTSSFRAETWSPNVVPDLRSQPTDINVSLTSG; encoded by the exons aTGAGTGTCTCCTTAGCAAGCCCAGACGGACGAGTTGTTGGTGGTGGAGTTGCTGGTTTGTTAGTAGCTGCAAGTCCAGTTCAA GTGGTTGTAGGAAGCTTTATATCTGGTAACCAACATGAGCAAAAGCCGAAGAAGCCAAAACACGATGTTGTATTACCGGTTTCTACATTTCCAATCTCTAGTGTTGAACCAAAATCATACAAGACGACGACAACTATGACAACATCTTCGTTTCGTGCGGAAACATGGTCACCTAATGTAGTTCCAGATTTAAGAAGTCAACCAACTGATATCAATGTATCATTAACTAGTGGTTGA